A genome region from Prinia subflava isolate CZ2003 ecotype Zambia chromosome 12, Cam_Psub_1.2, whole genome shotgun sequence includes the following:
- the FOXJ1 gene encoding forkhead box protein J1 — protein MAWPSRALKAKGKLKCVEEDLDDSLPDLMWLRDFTVAQTGLPQLYSGSDPQDCYTMSESLFSLVDFESPCSPLAADPACKGTRHTPCTPVSSSTSSTTHHHAAVPPHLAGDIDYKTNPHVKPPYSYATLICMAMEASNKPKITLSAIYKWITDNFCYFRHADPTWQNSIRHNLSLNKSFIKVPREKDEPGKGGFWKLDPYYANRLKYGTYKKRRMSPVQIHPAFSGRVQTDARHVGSPAASSCSSSSILEANVASQQLLQEFEESTSSQSWSPASAKAGQKRKQPSPLPTAKASRLPSSALMTQEEQTELGSLKGVFDWETVFNTNPNGDFSTLVDMELPPSINPVTCDLDWAGQGQHMECPQGQEQVVTESGQYSLDFNETLMATTFLEHPWDEGTSDYLSNCVNIDQVFEDIDASLLADVINLSSLARLL, from the exons ATGGCGTGGCCAAGCCGAGCGCTGAAAGCCAAGGGCAAGTTGAAGTGCGTGGAGGAAGACCTGGATGACAGCCTGCCAGACCTCATGTGGCTGAGGGACTTCACAGTGGCCCAAACTGGCCTGCCTCAGTTATACTCTGGCTCAGACCCCCAGGACTGTTACACCATGAGTGAGAGTCTGTTCAGCCTGGTTGATTTTGAGTCCCCGTGCTCGCCCCTGGCTGCTGACCCTGCCTGCAAGGGCACACGCCACACTCCCTGCACGCCCGtgtcctcctccacctcctccaccACGCACCACCACGCGGCTGTGCCCCCTCACCTCGCAGGGGACATCGACTACAAGACCAACCCTCACGTCAAGCCGCCCTACTCCTACGCCACCCTCATCTGCATGGCCATGGAGGCCAGCAATAAACCCAAAATCACCCTCTCTGCCATCTACAAGTGGATTACTGACAACTTCTGCTACTTCCGACACGCTGATCCCACCTGGCAG AACTCCATCCGGCACAACCTCTCCTTGAACAAGTCCTTCATCAAGGTGCCTCGGGAGAAAGACGAGCCAGGGAAAGGTGGGTTTTGGAAGCTGGACCCCTACTATGCCAACCGGCTCAAGTACGGCACGTACAAGAAGCGGAGGATGTCTCCGGTGCAGATCCACCCCGCCTTCTCCGGGAGGGTCCAGACAGACGCGCGGCACGTTGGCAGCCCGGCcgcctcctcctgcagctccagcagcatcctCGAGGCCAATGTGGCATCTCAACAGCTGCTCCAAGAGTTTGAGGAGAgcaccagcagccagagctggagccCAGCGAGTGCCAAAGCGGGGCAGAAGCGCAAGCAGCCCTCGCCCCTGCCCACGGCCAAGGCGTCCCGGCTGCCCAGCTCGGCCCTGATGACCCAGGAGGAGCAGACGGAGCTGGGATCGCTGAAAGGTGTCTTTGACTGGGAAACTGTCTTCAACACCAACCCCAACGGAGACTTCTCCACCCTGGTGGATATGGAGCTCCCGCCTTCCATCAACCCTGTCACGTGTGACCTGGACTGGGCAGGACAAGGGCAGCACATGGAGTGTCCCCAGGGGCAGGAACAAGTTGTCACCGAATCCGGCCAGTACAGCCTGGACTTTAATGAAACCCTCATGGCCACAACCTtcttggagcatccctgggatgAAGGGACAAGTGATTACCTCTCCAACTGTGTCAACATTGACCAGGTGTTTGAAGACATCGATGCCTCTTTGCTGGCAGATGTCATCAACCTGAGCAGTCTGGCACGCCTCTTGTAA